Proteins encoded by one window of Anopheles maculipalpis chromosome 2RL, idAnoMacuDA_375_x, whole genome shotgun sequence:
- the LOC126556276 gene encoding parkin coregulated gene protein homolog: MAKSASFLFEVRARSASVKAKPVRSVKSASAAMRPVPAFSIESLQKNTYVMGPPKAQKQRYMIQPKATSFRMYYERGDLPIKMEYLTGGDKIAWTVDIDKLDYGLYLPLFFDGLSETRHPYKTYARQGVQDLLAHGGDKIYPVIPQLIIPIKNALNTRNVEVMCVTLKIIQQLVMSSDLIGPALVPFYRQLLPMFNAYKVKNINSGDAIDYGQKNNMNVGDLIDETLQVLERHGGEDAFINIKYMVPTYESCYLN, translated from the exons ATGGCTAAATCTGCATCGTTCCTGTTCGAGGTCCGGGCACGGTCGGCCTCGGTGAAGGCGAAACCCGTCCGCAGTGTAAAGAGTGCTTCCGCTGCAATGCGACCCGTGCCAGCATTTTCGATCGAATCGCTCCAGAAGAACACCTACGTAATGGGGCCACCGAAGGCGCAGAAAC agcgaTACATGATACAACCGAAGGCGACGTCTTTCAGGATGTATTACGAGCGCGGTGACCTGCCAATCAAGATGGAGTATCTGACCGGTGGTGACAAGATTGCCTGGACGGTCGACATCGACAAGCTGGACTACGGTCTCTATCTGCCACTGTTCTTTGACGGGCTGTCGGAAACACGCCACCCGTACAAAACGTACGCCCGGCAGGGTGTGCAGGACCTGTTGGCACACGGTGGCGACAAGATCTATCCCGTCATTCCGCAGCTAATTATTCCGATTAAGA ATGCCCTGAACACACGCAACGTGGAAGTAATGTGCGTTACGTTGAAAATAATTCAGCAGCTCGTAATGTCGTCGGATCTGATAGGACCGGCGCTCGTTCCGTTCTACCGTCAGCTGCTCCCAATGTTTAACGCCTACAAGGTGAAGAACA TCAACTCGGGCGATGCCATCGATTACGGCCAGAAGAACAACATGAACGTGGGTGACCTAATTGACGAGACGCTACAGGTGCTGGAGCGGCACGGTGGCGAGGACGCGTTCATCAACATAAAGTACATGGTACCGACGTACGAGTCATGCTATCTAAATTAA